The region ctggggccccatatgctgcctggggcccctgtgctctgcctggggcccctgtgctctgcctggggccccatgttctgcctggggcccctgtgctctgcctggggccactgtgctctgcctggggccccatatgctgcctggggcccctgtgctctgcctggggccccatatgctgcctggggcccctgtgctctgcctggggcccctgtgctctgcctggggccccatatgctgcctggggcccctgtgctctgcctggggccccatgttctgcctggggcccctgtgctctgcctggggccccatatgctgcctggggcccctgtgctctgcctggggccactgtgctctgcctggggccccataggctgcctggggcccctgtgctctgcctgggaccactgtgctctgcctggggccccatatgctgcctggggcccctgtgctctgcctggggccactgtgctctgcctggggccccatatgctgcctggggcccctgtgctctgcctgggtgtaggacactggtgacgtcacttagctccggacattagctccggacattagctccggacattagctccggacaaagccacggaagttggcacaaattgcaggaagtagtattctaggcaattatatattagaagagccatcttgtgcagcactaatgctgcattctgacaaggtggctcttttagttcaggtcCCTGGCACTGCTTAAATAATAGGTTTTGAAATGTGtccctcataccgtaaaatcatcCCAGGGGCTGGTCTTTCCCCTctaatccagacgcctcccagccatcaatcatggcctctgcgcgccgcctCCTCTTTCTTCATCAGCGTCCCCCAGGCGGCGCGCACAGGCtcggagtgacggctgtgaggcatctggatttggggggaaagacccgcccctgggacaatttcacggtatgagggacaaatttcaaaacctATTATTTCTGCAGTGCCAAAGACCcgaactaaatgagccaccttgtcagaatgcagcattagtgctgcacaaggtggctcttttagttacaaaagcctggggggggggatgactggttccctttaatccaCCACAACCACTAAATACTGAAATGAATCGTGGTAAGCGCACCACCACACTCTGTCTAAAAGCAAATCTGCCTTTGCTCCCCATATCAACCAATCACGGTGCAGCTTTCAGTTCTTTTTTTTGTGATGGAGTCGGGTGACTTTATTCTGTTCATTTAGAGAGGGGTGAAGCTTTGTTTTTCATTTGGATGCCATTTTGGATAAAGGGAATTTTTAGAAGGCCCCGTTATTTAGCTGTGAGAATGATGTATTGTCATAAACCCCAGTCCAAAATTCGTGACAGAGTTCCAAAGTCCTTTGTGATATTTTAGTACTGTAATACATGCTAACCGTaccattttttttaaaggaatAGTACCAGGAAACGAACCATATAGGGGCAAACATTAGCGATTTAGtcatttaccccatgtgcagggcattgcagtagcctaggtatccatggttatgatcactaacaactaactgtcactatatgagtggtcgtatccatggatacctaaactactgcaataccctgcacatgtggtaagagacatagcaaatcagaagaactatacctcatttctaattggaggtatttgctattattattattattattacacctactacatattgaaataggatcttggagatggaaatacccctctaTCAGCATTCTTATTGACACCTACCTGCACCAGGATGTATATTTACACCATATATTCGGTTTGTGTCCTAATGTGTGAGTTTTAATTTACATTTTGGCAGATTTCCTCATCTTTAGTTTAAAGCCATCCAGCCCAACATCCACGTACAGTCGGCTTTCTATagaaatgggttacatggatatCTACTAGACGGGAATCAGATTGTGAGCCCCGGTGGGCTTGTGAGATTGGAGTGAGGAAACTTTGCTTTGACaccatatatacaaaaatataccaAACAAAATTTGCTTTATTTGATCAATCGGTCTGATAGGAACCAGATCAACACCTGGAAACATATAGAGACATCAGGACCAGGACGCCAGCAGAGACGAGGGACATCTTGTTAGTGATGGCAGAATTGCACAGATCCGTATCACAGCATGTCTGCTTATAAGAAACTCCCGATGGTACATAAGTAGGTGGAAAACTACACATTGCCGGCGGAGTGCAACTTTTTACTGCAAAGTGAGTATTACCTGCAACAGAGAGAATAACATATTGTGAGATGCTGATTTATGCAAGATATTTCCTTTCCGTAAGATCGTCCATCAGGACCAGGGTTGGTgctgtgtatttttttatatacacaGCTGCAAACCTATTGCATAGACAAAGCTCCCAGGTCAGTATTCCATGTCCCATGGACGGGAGCGCTGCCAATCACCTCTTACCTGATGTCGCTCCTCTTTTGATTACCCGTGCTGGCACGACATTGTGCGTGCGTCTCCCCAAAGAAGATGACGTCGCACCCACCCAGATACTCAGTAGAGGAGCAACGTCAGATAAGAGGTGACTTGCAGGACTCCCATCCACCAGTCATGGAGTACTGACCTGGCTGCTACACCGGGGTCCTGTCAATGGATTCTCTCATctcaaattaaaggggttgttgcaACACAGCTAATAGTCCCTAGGTATGGCTTAGGCAATAATTTGCAAGTCACTGGTGGTCTCGACAATGGAAACCCCAGTGATCCTGAGAATGATGTCTCTGAATTTGtgaattcattgtctatgggaccgtTGGAGATAGAAAAGAACAGCGTTAGTGGTATCTCCAAaagtcccatagacagtgaatggagggaTGACTCACATGCGG is a window of Ranitomeya variabilis isolate aRanVar5 chromosome 2, aRanVar5.hap1, whole genome shotgun sequence DNA encoding:
- the LY6G6C gene encoding lymphocyte antigen 6 complex locus protein G6c, giving the protein MEPKHLLYLTILILSSSQTVTSLQCYACTDLSCNNDPYKMPCPAGNKCLSVSYTYGNTHFAVKSCTPPAMCSFPPTYVPSGVSYKQTCCDTDLCNSAITNKMSLVSAGVLVLMSLYVSRC